GGTCTTTAGCGGCCGGTGCATTCGTGGCATCGTCGCCGACATTGACCGATGTCGTCGTTATGCCGAGAGCAGCATGGCCCTAGCGGCTGCACTGAATATCTCTCTCGGCTATGCCAGGGCTGCCGAGGTAGTGAAGCGCGCCGTGCGGGAGCGAAAAACTATTATTGATGTCGTCCGCGAAGAGAAGCTGCTGACCGAGGCTCAGATAGCCGCCATCTTGAATCCGGTGAAGCTGACCGAACCCGGCTTGCCCGGCCAGCCGGATCAGTCGCGGTGAAAGCGGGTAAACATCTCACTGGTCGCTGCCGGAGGAGAAATAGAGCTTGACGGTGGAGAATGGGCGCTCTACATTAATATAGAAGGGAGCGCGGTTGAAATGAAGCGTTTGATACTGTCATGTTTGGCGATGGTGCTGCCTATTTTTGCGGCCTCCCAGGCTCTGGGCCATGGGGGTGGCGATGTGATGGGTGACTGGGATGCGGCGGATGCCTGCACTGCCGTAAAAGGGCATTATACCGTGCATTTCACCGCCTATCAGGAGCTTATCGGTTCGGGAATGATCCCCTTGATGCACGAAGTGGGCTCGGAGCAGGTGAAGAAGGAATTCCAGTCCTACTGCGAAGGGGTTCCCAAGACGGGCACGTTCTCGATCGCGTTTGACCTGTATAATGAGGAGATGCGGGCGCTTCCCATCTCGGTCCAGATTGTTGAGGCTGAGTCCCACGAGGACAAAGGCGGCAGTGAACACTCGCACATTGTCTTCTCCAGGCCTGCGGCTGTCTATGGTGATGGGTCGATACGGATCGATACCGAGATACTTAATCCCGGTCACTATATCGCTGTCATGAAGCTGGAAAAGGTAGGGCCCGGTATCGCCCATAAGCTGCATCGCGGGTCGGAGATCGGGGAATGGCAGCGGGTCAGCCACACCCACGGGCCGGGAACCGATCCCACAGAAGCCCAGATGCAAGCCGTTGACCCCACCTACAGCTTCCCCTTTACCGTGGGTCTGGCGGTAAGGGCGCAGAGCCGTCTTCCCTGGTTCTTCTCAAATCTAGGGTTTCAGGTGGCCGGCTCATTGTTAGCGATTTCCGCCTTGGTATTCGGCATAAGATTCTATATGAACGGCAGGCTGAAAAGGCCGGCCTAAAGGGTAGCCACGGCCCTCTTCCGGAAACTCTATTGTAGCCGAACAGGCGTGAAATGATGGACCCCCCAGCAGAGGCCCGACTCTGGTGGGGGGTATTGTTGGGTTGTTAATCAGAAAGGTGCGAAAGAAGGGCGTGTGCCCTGGAGACCGCTTCCGAGAGTGGGACCTGCTCCTCCTCGCCGGTTTTTCGCACCTTCAAGTCAACCATCCCCTCCTTGAGAGTACGGGTCCCAACGGTCATTCGAAGGGGCAGGCCAAGCAGATCGGCGTCCTTGAACTTCACGCCAGGACGCTCATCTCGGTCATCGTGCAGGACCTCGATCCCCTCCCTTACGAGTTGAGCATACATTGCCTCGGCCAACTCAGCCAACTTCTGATCGCGCACGTTGACCGGCAGAAGATGGAGCTGAAAGGGCGCGATGGCCGTGGGCCAGACGATTCCCAGCTCATCATGGCGCTGCTCGATCGCGGCGGCGGCGATCCTGGCCGGTCCAATCCCATAGCTTCCCATGACGACGGGGCGTTCCTCCCCGGCCTCATTCAGGTACATCGCCTTGAGAGGGATAGAATATTTTATTCCGAGCTTGAAGATATTTCCTACCTCGATCACTCTTTCGATGCGCAGATCCTCCTCGCAATGTGGGCACCGTTTTGAGATGGCCAGCTCGACATTGGCCGAGTAGCTGCAACGTTCACAGAGGGCAACCTCATCCTCTCCGGCTTGGCTCGGCGCCATAAATTCGTGCGCGGTTGCCCCGCCCATCATCCCCGGATCGCTCTCGACAACGTGAAAGGCCAAGCCACACCGCGTCATGATACGACGGTAGGCCTCTTTGTGAATCTCATAGTTTCTCGCGAGTCCGTCTTCATCCCGGTCCAGCGAGTAGGAGTCCTTCATCAGGAACTCCCGCGTTCGGAGGACGCCGCTCTTGGGTCTTGCCTCGTCTCGGAGCTTGGTCTGGATCTGGTACCAGATCTGCGGGAGATCCCGGTATGACCGGATTTCCCTGGCTGCAAGCCAGGCGATAACCTCTTCGTGGGTCATCCCCAGGCACATCTGACGCTTGCCACGATCATGCAGCCGAAACATCTCCTCGCCGATAGTCGTCCATCGACCGGTCTGCTGCCACAACTCGGCTGGGTGCAGGATCGGCATCGTGATCTCCTGCCCACCGATCCGGTCCATCTCCTCGCGGATGATGCCGTTCACCTTGTCCATCACCCGCTGCCCGAGCGGCAGATAGACGTAAATCCCAGCCGCGAGTTGCCGGACCAAGCCGGCCCGGACCATCAGTGTATGACTGATTGCTTCGGCATCTGCCGGGGCTTCTTTCAGTGTCGGGATCAGTGACCTTGTCCAACGCATGGCAACACCCGTCATCTCATCTATTCTAATCGGTCAAAATAAAAGGAGGATTGGACTGTCCATCCTCCCTCGATTGCCGCTGCCCGGCCATCTGCTCCGGCCTTTACGGCTAGCCGTTGCTTTCCGCCAGCATCTTATTGATCTCTTCCATCAGGGCGTCGGCAATCTCCGACTCCTTGACCTTCCGAACCACCTCTCCCTTTTTGAATATCCAGCCGATCCCCTTGCCGCCGGCGACCCCGATGTCGGCGCCCCTGGCCTCTCCTGGTCCGTTTACCTCACATCCCATCGCGGCGACGTGGATCTCCCTGGTAATCCCCGCCAGTCGCTGCTCCACCTCCTGGGCGAGGGCAACCAGATCGATATCGGCCCTCGCGCAAGACGGACAGGAGACGAAGGTGAGTCCGCCCTTCCGAAGACCGAGCGCCTTTAAGATCTCGGCTCCCGCTTTGATCTCCTCAACGGGATCGGCCGAGAGCGACACCCGAATGGTGTCACCGATCCCCTCGGCAAGCAGCGTTCCGATGCCGACAGCCGACCTGATCGTTCCTACCCCCGGCGTTCCGGCCTCTGTGACGCCAAGGTGGAGGGGGTACTCGATCTCTTCCGCCAGGAGGCGGTACGCCTCAATCATCATCAAAGGATCGGAGGCTTTCAGTGAGACCTTCATCTCGGGATAGTTTAGATCTTCGAGAATCCGGATGTGGCGAAGGGCGCTCTCGACCATCCCTTTTGGGGTCGGCCCGCCGTCCCTCGTGAGCAGGTCCTTTTCCAGAGATCCGCCATTCACGCCGATGCGGATCGGCACCTTCCGTTCGGCTGCCACCTTGACGATCTCCTCCACACGAGAACGATTCCCAATATTGCCGGGGTTGAGACGGAGGCCGTCTACTCCCTGTTCAAGGGCAATGAGAGCGAGCCTGTAGTCAAAGTGGATATCGGCAATCAAGGGGATCCGGATTTGCGTGCGGATCTCGCCCAGTTTGTCTGCGGCTTCTTTGACCGGGACACCGACCCGAACGATATCACATCCGGCTGCTTCCAATGCCCAGATCTGATCCACCGTGGCCCGGACGTCTTCCGTGTCGGTCTTCGTCATCGACTGGATCGACACCGGCGCATCGCCACCGATCCTGACCGCCCCCACCTGAATTTGCCGTGTCTTACGTCGTTCAATCATGCATGATTCACGTTCAAGAAAGTACAATGTTCAACGTTCACGAAGAATTCCGAACACGCCTCTTCGTCACGTCGCTTGATACATCGCAATCGGCACCGAGAACCCCAACCTTGAACTTTGAACGTTGGACCTCAAACGACCTCACTGCCTTCCGAGCAGGCGGAAGATATCGTTGTAGAAGGCAAAAATCATCAGGGCGACCAACAGGGCCATCCCGACTTGCTGGGCCATCTCTCGCTTCTTCAGGCTGACTGGTTTACCGCGAACGGCTTCAATCAGCGAGAAAAACAAATGCCCCCCATCCAAAATAGGGATCGGAAGCAGATTCAGAATCGCCAGATTGATGGACAGGAGAGCGGTAAAGAACAGGAGACTTAAGACGCCCTGACGGGCCTGCTGGCCGGCCATCTGTGCGACCATGAGCGGTCCGCCAATAGTCTTAGCCGGAACAACGCCCTGGATCAGCTTGACGAAGGTCAGCAGGATCAGGCGGCTGAGATCGTACGTCTTGTAAATCGCTCTTCCAAATGCGGTGGCTGGATTAGTTCGCTCGATCAGGAACTCTTCTGCCGGCGCAATCCCAAGCAGACCGATCTCCTGTTCTTCCCCAAAAAGATTCTTCTGGCGCGTGGCTTTTGGAGCCACCACCAGATCAAACCGGCTTCCCGCTCTTTCAATTGTCAGACGAACAGGCTGTCCTGGACTTTTGTGGATCTGGGTTGCCAGCTCCTCCCACTTCTCAATAGGCTGTCCATCGATCGCCTTGATCCGATCGCCGATCAGTACTCCTGCCTCGAGCGCCGGAAAGTCCTGCATGACTTCCCCCACCTTAGTGGCGAGAGTCGGGACACCGACAGTAAAGACAGCCCAGAAGATGGTAACGGCAAGGAGAAGATTGGATGCCGGGCCGGCCAGGATGATCAGTGAGCGCCACCCGACCGATTTTGCGGAGAACGATCCTTCCGGGTCGGCCACCTCTTCTTTTGGATCCTCACCCAGCATCTTGACATAGCCACCGAGCGGGATGGCGGATAGGAGATATTCGGTCTCACCGCGCGTAAACCCGATGAGTTTTGGGCCGAAACCAAGGGAAAACTTCAGGACTTTGACCCCCGCCCGCTTGGCGACCAGAAAGTGGCCGAGTTCGTGGACGAAGATGAGTGCGCCCAGGACGAGGATAGCCCAGAGGAGATAGTCAAGACGCGAGAGAAGCGGTCGAGGATCGACCACATCCAGGATACTCAGGGTAACCGTGAATACCAAAGTTGTTATACCGGCGTACAAGTCCTTCTCCTCACCTTAGGTGCGCAGTGACGCCAGCACCAACTGTCTGGCCTCGCGATCGGCCTCCAGGGCATCTTCCAGAGAGTCGATCTTACGACCTCGGTGGCTGTCCATTGCCTTAGCGATGAGAGCGGGAATGTCAGGGAAGGTGACCCGATCGGAGAGAAAGAGGTCTACTGCGACTTCGTTAGCTGCATTGAGAACGGCCGGATAGGTTCCGCCCGCCTGAAGCGCCTGATAGGCGAATCCAAGGCAGGGAAACCGTTCGTGGTCAACCGGTTCAAAGGTCAACGGCGACAGAGTGTTCAGGTCGAGGGACGGCAGGGGAGTCTGAAGCCGGTCAGGGTATGAAAGGGCGTACAGGATCGGCAGTCCCATATCGGTTGCCCCCATCTGAGCCAGGATCGCCCCGTCTATGAACTCTACCATCGAATGAATAATGCTCTGCGGGTGAATAATCACGTCGATTTGTTGCGGTGTGAGGGAAAAGAACCAACTGGCCTCGATAACCTCCAGCCCTTTATTCATGAGGGTAGCCGAATCGATGGTAATCTTCTTTCCCATAATCCATGTCGGGTGCTGCAGCGCCTCTTTCGGAGTGATATTCGCAAAGCTTCCTTTGGGTCGCTGACGGAATGGTCCGCCAGAGGAGGTCAAGAGTACCCGCTTCAAGTGCGCGCCGCTTTGCTGTCCATCCAGACATTGGAAGATGGCCGAATGTTCACTATCAACGGGAAGGAGTCGAATGCCACGCGCCCGGGCCTCGGCGATCACCAGCTCCCCGGCCATGACCATGACTTCCTTCGTGGAGAGGGCAATATCCTTTCCCGCCTTAATGGCGGCGAGGCTGGGGAGCAGGCCCGCCGCGCCAACGATCGCGGTAAGGACGATGTCGGCCTCAGGCACCGTGGCGGCATTCAGTACGCCTTCGTCTCCCCACCCGATCTCAACAGGGACGTCTCTTACCCGTTCCTTTAGAGTTGTCGCGGCGTTGGAAGTTCCGACAGCAACAACGCGGGGGGAGAACTGCCTGATCTGCTGTTCCAGGAGATCGATATTATGCCTGGCCGAAAGGGCTACTACCTCAAAGGAATCACGGTGCAGATCGATCATGGCCAGGGCCTTGACCCCGATGGTCCCTGTTGAGCCAAGGATACTTATGCGCTTCACTGTCGCCTCCCCCCCGATACCACACAACGTCTATCATCAACGGCAGGTTTGCTGTTCGCTTGAGCTTGCTATCGTAGTATAGCCAGATCGCGCGTGTATGGCAAGCGCTTTTGGCTCAGCGGAATGACGTGCGGGAAAGGCCGCGAGTGCGCGAGAAGGCGAAGTTACCACCACCGCCAGTGGGAACGGTACGGGGTGCTCAATGTTGAGGTACTATAGCCGGATAAAGAAAGACCAAAGCCCCGTATTCCTCCCTATAGGGGCTTTCGATCTTCTCTTGTGTATGGGATATGGCGGAAGCTTAGAGTGCGCGCGTTATTTCTGCGGCTGATCCGTAAAGACCCACCGAGCGAACAGACCAAGAGCGACAAGTCCGACGAGCCCTCCGAGAGCCCCCATCGGTGTCATAAGGATATCGAGTACAACCTGAGCCATTCCTGCCATTTGAGATCATCTCCTTTTTACGACAACTGTTAACTGGTCGGTACTGGGGGAATATACCCCTGAGGCCTCTGACTGCTACCCCACCTACGCATCAAACACTGAGTATACACATACACAAAACCGCCATACATTGTCAAGCGCAAAAGTCCGACCCAAACTCATGGGGCCGCATGAAGACACCGAAGGTATGCCAGGAGACCGGATGAAGGATAGTGCGGTAGCTCAACGGGATGGGACGGACGGAGCAGCGGTTGGCTTCATCGGACCGAACTGGTACACAATCTCACCCGCCCTCACCAGCCCGAGATCCTCGCGAGCAATTGCCTCAACCAGACCCGAATTGTGGCTGAAGGCCTGGATCTCCCGAGCGAGATCTTCGTTGATCTGTCTGAGCCGTGTGATCTCCTGCTGAAGCTCGGCCCTGGTCTTGCTCATTCGAAAGATCTTGACGAGGCTCTTCTTCCCGCTCACTGAAGGAACGACGATGACAATCGCCAGAACGGCGACAATGATGAGTCGCCGTTTGCGGGTGCTTCTGACTGCTGCGAGTTTTTCCTGTGCGCTGGCGATAACCTGTCCCGTTCGCATCCTTACCCCATCCCCGGTTGTCAGACCTCGAGGAACGTCCGCGCCGCCGCCGTTAACTCCTCGATCTGTGCCTCGGAATGCGCATCCAGGTATAGACGCACCACCGGCTCAGTTCCTGAAGCCCGCACGAGGAACCAACTGCCGTCTTCAAGCAGTAGCTTTGTGCCGTCTATCGTGTTCACCTCCGCTACGGCAAGTCCCGCTACCCGCTTCGGTACATCCTTCAGACGATCTGCCAGGCGTCCTTGCTGCTCCTGCGTCAGATGGAGGTTTAGACGGCGGGCGTAAATCGCACCCCCCACCTCGGCATAGAGCGTATCGAGAAGGCGCTCTATGCTCTCTCCACCGGCTAGAGCGACCATCTCCAACACTAAGAGGACGGCGAGAATTCCGTCCTTTTCCGGTACGTGCCCACGGATTGTCAGGCCGGCGCTTTCCTCACCGCAGAGGGCGACCTTTCCCTGGGTAATGAGTTCACCAAGGTATTTGAAGCCGACCTTGGTTTCATATATCGAGATCGCCAGCGGCCGGGCTACCGCATCGACCAGATGGCTTGTGGCGACCGATCGGGCGACCCCCATGCGCCATCCGCGAGTGTTGATCAGGTG
The sequence above is drawn from the Candidatus Methylomirabilis tolerans genome and encodes:
- the proS gene encoding proline--tRNA ligase encodes the protein MRWTRSLIPTLKEAPADAEAISHTLMVRAGLVRQLAAGIYVYLPLGQRVMDKVNGIIREEMDRIGGQEITMPILHPAELWQQTGRWTTIGEEMFRLHDRGKRQMCLGMTHEEVIAWLAAREIRSYRDLPQIWYQIQTKLRDEARPKSGVLRTREFLMKDSYSLDRDEDGLARNYEIHKEAYRRIMTRCGLAFHVVESDPGMMGGATAHEFMAPSQAGEDEVALCERCSYSANVELAISKRCPHCEEDLRIERVIEVGNIFKLGIKYSIPLKAMYLNEAGEERPVVMGSYGIGPARIAAAAIEQRHDELGIVWPTAIAPFQLHLLPVNVRDQKLAELAEAMYAQLVREGIEVLHDDRDERPGVKFKDADLLGLPLRMTVGTRTLKEGMVDLKVRKTGEEEQVPLSEAVSRAHALLSHLSD
- the ispG gene encoding flavodoxin-dependent (E)-4-hydroxy-3-methylbut-2-enyl-diphosphate synthase, producing the protein MIERRKTRQIQVGAVRIGGDAPVSIQSMTKTDTEDVRATVDQIWALEAAGCDIVRVGVPVKEAADKLGEIRTQIRIPLIADIHFDYRLALIALEQGVDGLRLNPGNIGNRSRVEEIVKVAAERKVPIRIGVNGGSLEKDLLTRDGGPTPKGMVESALRHIRILEDLNYPEMKVSLKASDPLMMIEAYRLLAEEIEYPLHLGVTEAGTPGVGTIRSAVGIGTLLAEGIGDTIRVSLSADPVEEIKAGAEILKALGLRKGGLTFVSCPSCARADIDLVALAQEVEQRLAGITREIHVAAMGCEVNGPGEARGADIGVAGGKGIGWIFKKGEVVRKVKESEIADALMEEINKMLAESNG
- the rseP gene encoding RIP metalloprotease RseP, producing MLDVVDPRPLLSRLDYLLWAILVLGALIFVHELGHFLVAKRAGVKVLKFSLGFGPKLIGFTRGETEYLLSAIPLGGYVKMLGEDPKEEVADPEGSFSAKSVGWRSLIILAGPASNLLLAVTIFWAVFTVGVPTLATKVGEVMQDFPALEAGVLIGDRIKAIDGQPIEKWEELATQIHKSPGQPVRLTIERAGSRFDLVVAPKATRQKNLFGEEQEIGLLGIAPAEEFLIERTNPATAFGRAIYKTYDLSRLILLTFVKLIQGVVPAKTIGGPLMVAQMAGQQARQGVLSLLFFTALLSINLAILNLLPIPILDGGHLFFSLIEAVRGKPVSLKKREMAQQVGMALLVALMIFAFYNDIFRLLGRQ
- a CDS encoding 1-deoxy-D-xylulose-5-phosphate reductoisomerase, which codes for MKRISILGSTGTIGVKALAMIDLHRDSFEVVALSARHNIDLLEQQIRQFSPRVVAVGTSNAATTLKERVRDVPVEIGWGDEGVLNAATVPEADIVLTAIVGAAGLLPSLAAIKAGKDIALSTKEVMVMAGELVIAEARARGIRLLPVDSEHSAIFQCLDGQQSGAHLKRVLLTSSGGPFRQRPKGSFANITPKEALQHPTWIMGKKITIDSATLMNKGLEVIEASWFFSLTPQQIDVIIHPQSIIHSMVEFIDGAILAQMGATDMGLPILYALSYPDRLQTPLPSLDLNTLSPLTFEPVDHERFPCLGFAYQALQAGGTYPAVLNAANEVAVDLFLSDRVTFPDIPALIAKAMDSHRGRKIDSLEDALEADREARQLVLASLRT
- a CDS encoding septum formation initiator family protein — protein: MRTGQVIASAQEKLAAVRSTRKRRLIIVAVLAIVIVVPSVSGKKSLVKIFRMSKTRAELQQEITRLRQINEDLAREIQAFSHNSGLVEAIAREDLGLVRAGEIVYQFGPMKPTAAPSVPSR